ACCAATTCGAGGACTGTAAGATTGCCGCCTCTTGAAATGATATGATCCAATTCATCCAATTGCACCTGCTTCTCAAGTTCCCTCAGAGAAGGTCCATTTCTCTTACCGGCAGGCGGAATATCAGTTCTATCTAATCTCCAACTGTAAATGAAACGCTCGCTGCCGAATGAATCAACGTACTTGAAGCGATATTTGCCATCAGAAAGCTGAATCTCGCCGTTATGCAGTATTCTTCCTTTGTTATCTCTCCTTTTTATCATATATTTGATACCTCCAAATAAAAATCCGGGTATCATCTCGACATTGAAATTCTATCACAGACGATACCCGGACGTCATTTAGGCAAAACTATCTGTCAGGCAATAGATGCCCTGTCCAAATACACTTCAAATAGCCTCCTCTTGATGCGTACATGAGCTCCGACCTCAAGGATGAAGTCATCATCTCTGTGCACGTTAATCAAGCTCCTGAGGCGATTCTCGCCGATTCCGAAGTACTCTGCAGCTTCCGCTATTGAAAGTGAATACTTCTCCCAGACAGGAACCTTTGTTGGTAAATCGGGAGACATATTATCAACCATTATTCTGATTGCCTCCCTTAGCAAGTCCCCTGCAGGTAATATCCAGATTCCTGCAGGTCTTCCTGACAAGTTCGCACGTGTTCTTAAGCTCCTTTTTCTCATCGTCAGTTAAATCATTAGACAACTGAGCAATGAGAAACAGATTACTTGAAATGCTGTGCATTGTATCAACAACACCTGCAAGCTCAATGGGGAAGAGAACCTGATGGGCATCTGCAAAAACTACATCTCTGATATACTCTTCGCGACTGTATGCCTGACCTCGTTCTTGTTTGACAAACTTTACCCAATAATTGAGCACTTCATATTCTGCTGATGACAGTCTTACCTTGATCTCATAACGCTTGTTATTCATATCGCAAATGCCTCCATTTTGAAAATAGAACCCAAGAAAAATTCAAGGGGTCTCAGGGATCTCCCTGACAAGTTGTATTTGTGTACGGGTTTATGGGCCCATGTGTACACAAATACGTTGCTTGTTGGGACATGGGACATAATTGTTGTCCCCAAAGGAAAGTTACTTGATTTCATAAGGAACCTCCTCGTCATCCGCAACCTCTTCAATGGTTGTAGCGTACTTAGGAAAGACACCTTTCTCCCCAACTTGTTCATAGATGAGACAGACGCGATCACCTGGTTTTCTGTCATAGAAACCAAGATAATCCTGCCAGCCCCATACGGGAGCGATAATCTTCCTGCCATCATCGAATTCCAGAAAAACTCTGAGAATTCCATAATGGCCCTGCGCCATGAGAACAATACTCGCTTCGAATTTGCCGGGCTCGTAATTGAATTCGAAAGCGTTGGTATCAATACCAGATTTGTTGAACTCATTCCTACTTAAAACTTTTGTACCGATCATATATTGACCTCACTTTTTTAGATTTTGCCGTCAATGAGGAAAGATATATTCACTACAAAAATTAAGCTTTTGCCTGCTCAGAGCTTTGCAGAAAAACAACAATTGATTTCAAGATTGAGGCTTGGCTAAAAGCAAAACAATGCAGTAAACATCATCTCGGTAATCGACTGGCAATGTAAAAACACTCTGGATAGTGTTGATACCCGGCTTCAGAACAAATCAACATAACAAGTTGTCAAGGTACAAACGTGATTAACACGT
The sequence above is drawn from the Ruminococcaceae bacterium R-25 genome and encodes:
- a CDS encoding transposon Tn916 excisionase, producing MVDNMSPDLPTKVPVWEKYSLSIAEAAEYFGIGENRLRSLINVHRDDDFILEVGAHVRIKRRLFEVYLDRASIA